Proteins from one Mycobacterium sp. HUMS_12744610 genomic window:
- a CDS encoding LLM class flavin-dependent oxidoreductase, with protein MNVQPAAFLRTTLPLDLSRLAELDNGRYHSIWLPDHLVSFWPDSLWTPEFTDLAAASPSPHRHLDGLVVAAAAAVLTDNVPVVSAVVDTVRRHPCMLAQTALTIDHLAKGRFVLGLGSGESENTVPYGFDFARPVARFEEALNVIRLLWESDGPIDFDGRFYTLRQARLDIEPYDGRFPPIWIGASGPRMLDIAGRHADGWWPAGAWTPEHYAEMLSAVRASAEHAGRDPMAITPCFIQVCLIGADDDALAEILRAPLVRAFLLQVSAETLRGFGFEHPMGEGWRGFQDIDPATLPRERIVEFLDKVQPEMVLAVVPHGTPGRVAEIVKTYVDAGLRVPKILDYGAMAGLKYAEASAANVRATEDELLRLCGAVS; from the coding sequence ATGAACGTTCAGCCCGCCGCGTTCCTGCGCACGACCCTGCCCCTGGACCTGTCTCGCCTCGCAGAGCTGGACAACGGCCGCTACCACTCGATCTGGCTGCCCGATCACCTGGTCAGCTTCTGGCCCGACTCCCTGTGGACCCCCGAGTTCACCGACCTCGCCGCCGCCTCCCCGTCGCCGCACCGCCACCTCGACGGGCTGGTGGTCGCGGCGGCGGCCGCGGTGCTGACCGACAACGTTCCCGTCGTCAGCGCCGTCGTCGACACGGTCCGGCGCCACCCGTGCATGCTCGCGCAGACGGCGCTGACCATCGACCACCTCGCCAAGGGGCGCTTCGTCCTCGGCCTGGGCAGCGGCGAGAGCGAGAACACGGTGCCCTACGGCTTCGACTTCGCCCGGCCGGTCGCCCGTTTCGAGGAGGCGCTGAACGTCATCCGGCTGCTGTGGGAGAGCGACGGCCCGATCGACTTCGACGGGCGGTTCTACACGCTGCGTCAAGCCCGGTTGGACATCGAACCCTACGACGGGCGGTTCCCCCCGATCTGGATCGGCGCCAGCGGCCCGCGGATGCTCGACATCGCCGGCCGCCACGCCGACGGGTGGTGGCCGGCAGGCGCCTGGACGCCGGAGCACTACGCCGAAATGCTCTCGGCGGTAAGGGCTTCCGCCGAACACGCGGGCCGTGACCCGATGGCGATCACGCCGTGCTTCATCCAGGTGTGCCTGATCGGCGCGGACGACGACGCGCTCGCCGAGATCCTGCGGGCGCCGCTGGTGCGGGCGTTCCTGCTGCAGGTCTCCGCGGAGACGTTGCGCGGCTTCGGGTTCGAGCACCCGATGGGTGAGGGCTGGCGCGGGTTCCAGGACATCGACCCCGCGACGCTGCCCCGTGAGCGGATCGTGGAGTTCCTGGACAAGGTGCAACCCGAGATGGTCCTGGCCGTCGTGCCGCACGGTACCCCGGGGCGGGTCGCCGAGATCGTCAAGACGTACGTGGACGCGGGCCTGCGGGTGCCCAAAATCCTCGACTACGGCGCCATGGCCGGCCTGAAGTACGCCGAGGCCTCGGCGGCCAACGTCCGGGCGACCGAGGACGAACTGCTGCGGCTGTGCGGGGCCGTCTCGTGA
- a CDS encoding inositol-3-phosphate synthase, translating to MTEHNPSGALTEVRVAIVGVGNCASSLVQGVEYYQNADESSSVPGLMHVRFGPYHVRDVKFVAAFDVDAKKVGFDLSDAIFASENNTIKIADVAPTNVVVQRGPTLDGIGKYYADTIELSDVEPVDVVQVLKDAKVDVLVSYLPVGSEEADKFYAQCCIDAGVAFVNALPVFIASDPVWAKKFADAGVPIVGDDIKSQVGATITHRVMAKLFEDRGVQLDRTMQLNVGGNMDFLNMLERERLESKKISKTQAVTSNLHREFNTKDVHIGPSDHVGWLDDRKWAYVRLEGRAFGDVPLNLEYKLEVWDSPNSAGVIIDAVRAAKIAKDRGIGGPVVPASAYLMKSPPQQLPDDIARTQLEEFIIGA from the coding sequence ATGACCGAGCACAACCCGTCAGGGGCGCTGACGGAGGTACGAGTCGCCATCGTCGGCGTCGGGAACTGCGCGTCCTCGCTGGTCCAGGGCGTCGAGTACTACCAGAACGCCGACGAGTCGTCGTCGGTGCCCGGCCTCATGCACGTCCGGTTCGGCCCGTACCACGTGCGCGACGTGAAGTTCGTGGCCGCGTTCGACGTGGACGCGAAGAAGGTCGGCTTCGACCTCTCGGACGCGATCTTCGCCTCGGAGAACAACACGATCAAGATCGCCGACGTGGCCCCCACCAACGTGGTGGTGCAGCGCGGCCCCACCCTCGACGGCATCGGCAAGTACTACGCCGACACCATCGAACTCTCGGACGTCGAGCCCGTCGACGTCGTGCAGGTGCTCAAGGACGCCAAGGTCGACGTCCTGGTGTCCTACCTGCCGGTGGGCTCGGAGGAGGCCGACAAGTTCTACGCCCAGTGCTGCATCGACGCCGGCGTGGCGTTCGTCAACGCGCTGCCGGTGTTCATCGCCTCCGACCCGGTGTGGGCCAAGAAGTTCGCCGACGCGGGGGTCCCGATCGTCGGTGACGACATCAAGAGCCAGGTCGGCGCCACCATCACCCACCGGGTCATGGCCAAGCTGTTCGAGGACCGCGGTGTGCAGCTGGACCGCACCATGCAGCTCAACGTGGGCGGCAACATGGACTTCCTCAACATGCTCGAGCGCGAGCGCCTGGAGTCCAAGAAAATCTCCAAGACCCAGGCCGTGACCTCCAACCTGCACCGCGAGTTCAACACCAAGGACGTTCACATCGGCCCGTCGGACCACGTCGGCTGGCTGGACGACCGCAAGTGGGCCTATGTGCGGCTGGAGGGTCGCGCCTTCGGCGACGTGCCGCTGAACCTCGAGTACAAGCTCGAGGTGTGGGACTCGCCGAACTCCGCGGGCGTCATCATCGACGCGGTGCGCGCGGCCAAGATCGCCAAGGACCGCGGCATCGGCGGCCCGGTGGTCCCGGCGTCGGCCTACCTGATGAAGAGCCCGCCGCAGCAGCTGCCCGACGACATCGCGCGCACCCAGCTCGAAGAGTTCATCATCGGGGCGTGA
- a CDS encoding PadR family transcriptional regulator encodes MLELAILGLLIESPMHGYELRKRLTGLLGAFRAFSYGSLYPALRRMQADGLIAEDAAPTGTPVRRARRVYRLTDEGRRRFSELVADTGPHNYTDDGFGVHLAFFNRTPAEARMRILEGRRRQVEERREGLREAVARASSSFDRYTRQLHQLGLESSEREVKWLNELIAAERAAPGLSEQT; translated from the coding sequence ATGCTGGAGCTTGCCATCCTGGGGCTTCTCATCGAGTCGCCGATGCATGGCTACGAACTGCGTAAGCGGCTGACCGGCTTGCTCGGCGCATTCCGGGCGTTCTCGTACGGTTCGCTCTACCCGGCGTTGCGGCGCATGCAAGCCGACGGGTTGATCGCCGAGGACGCCGCCCCGACCGGCACTCCGGTGCGGCGGGCTCGCCGGGTCTACCGACTGACCGACGAGGGTCGCCGGCGCTTCAGCGAGCTGGTGGCTGACACAGGCCCGCACAACTACACCGACGACGGCTTCGGGGTACACCTGGCGTTCTTCAACCGCACTCCGGCCGAGGCCCGGATGCGGATCCTGGAGGGCCGCCGCCGTCAGGTGGAGGAACGCCGCGAAGGCCTGCGCGAAGCCGTGGCACGGGCCAGCAGCTCGTTCGACCGTTACACCCGGCAGTTGCACCAGCTCGGACTCGAGTCCAGCGAACGTGAAGTCAAATGGCTCAACGAGCTCATCGCCGCGGAGCGGGCCGCGCCTGGCCTGTCCGAACAAACGTAA
- a CDS encoding DUF5318 family protein produces the protein MRLQRQVVDYALRRRSLLAEVYSGRTGVSEVCDANPYLLRAAKFHGKPSQVMCPICRKEQLTLVSWVFGEHLGAVSGSARTAEELVLLATRFEEFKVHVVEVCRTCSWNHLVKSYVLGATRPPKGTRGTRRARNGARTAIE, from the coding sequence GTGCGACTGCAGCGACAGGTAGTGGACTACGCGCTTCGGCGGCGCTCCCTGCTGGCCGAGGTCTATTCGGGTCGCACCGGAGTGTCCGAGGTCTGTGACGCGAACCCGTACTTGTTGCGCGCCGCGAAGTTTCACGGGAAACCGAGCCAGGTGATGTGCCCGATCTGCCGCAAGGAGCAGCTCACCCTGGTGTCGTGGGTGTTCGGCGAGCACCTGGGCGCGGTGTCGGGGTCGGCCCGCACGGCCGAGGAGCTGGTCTTGCTGGCGACCCGCTTCGAGGAGTTCAAGGTCCACGTGGTGGAGGTATGCCGCACCTGCAGCTGGAACCACCTAGTCAAGTCGTACGTGCTCGGCGCGACGCGGCCACCGAAGGGCACCCGCGGAACGCGCAGGGCACGCAACGGCGCCCGCACCGCCATTGAATGA
- a CDS encoding transglycosylase domain-containing protein: MNDEGRHEQSSTGWDGSETERFGKHANTGGPGRPGPGRRPVPPDDRLTAILPPVTDDRSPRRADPIDEVKAALDNPPSTSLQAERDQLAEVKAALDGRQDRPFSGRQSVSGPPPPPRRGGPGGTPGRSPAPGSSWVERVNWRWVRRASYLAAAVLVLLPLVTFAMAYVIVDIPKPGDIRTNQVSTILASDGSEIARIVPPEGNRVDVNLKQVPVHVRQAVIAAEDRNFYSNPGFDFTAFARAINHDLFGNGGLQGGSTITQQYVKNALVGSAQHGFSGLMRKAKELVIATKMSGEWSKDDVLQAYLNIIYFGRGAYGISAAAKAYFDKPVEQLTVSEGALLAALIRRPSTLDPAVDPKGAKARWNWVLDGMVETKALSPGDRAAQVFPETVPPDQARAENQTSGPDGLIERQVTKELMELFNIDEQTLNTQGLQVTTTIEPKAQQAAEKAVAKYLHGQDPDMRAAVVSIDPHDGAIRAYYGGPDANGFDFAQAGLQTGSSFKVFCLIAALEQGIGLGYQVDSSPLTVDGIKITNVDGESCGTCNIAQALKQSLNTSYYRLMLKLKGGPQAVADAAHQAGVAKSFPGVEHTLSEDGKGGPPNNGIVLGQYETRPIDMASAYATLADSGVYHRPHFVQKVVNAEGQVLFDAANSDNSGEKRIDKAVADNVTAAMEPIAGYSRGHNLAGGRPSAAKTGTTQLGDTKADKDAWMVGYTPSLSTAVWVGTVKGDQPLVTASGAPVYGSGLPSDIWKATMDGALKGTPNQSFPKPTAIGGYAGVPAPPPPPPPQAPPPSETVIQPTVEIAPGITIPVGPPTTVPIVPPPSDTGAAPGGPQAPPPPPP; the protein is encoded by the coding sequence TTGAATGACGAAGGCCGCCACGAGCAGTCGTCCACCGGCTGGGACGGGTCGGAGACTGAGCGTTTCGGCAAGCATGCGAACACCGGCGGGCCCGGCCGCCCGGGGCCCGGCCGGCGTCCGGTTCCGCCCGACGACCGGCTGACGGCGATCCTGCCGCCCGTCACCGACGATCGCTCCCCGCGGCGAGCGGACCCCATCGACGAGGTCAAGGCCGCGTTGGACAACCCGCCCTCGACGTCGCTGCAGGCCGAGCGGGATCAGCTCGCGGAGGTCAAGGCCGCCCTCGACGGCCGGCAGGACCGGCCTTTTTCCGGGCGACAGTCGGTGTCGGGGCCCCCGCCCCCGCCCCGTCGCGGCGGCCCGGGCGGAACCCCTGGGCGTTCACCGGCTCCCGGCTCGAGCTGGGTGGAGCGGGTCAATTGGCGGTGGGTGCGACGGGCGTCCTACCTCGCGGCGGCGGTGCTGGTGCTGTTGCCGCTCGTGACCTTCGCCATGGCGTACGTCATCGTCGACATCCCCAAGCCGGGCGACATCCGCACCAACCAGGTCTCGACCATTCTGGCCAGCGACGGCTCGGAGATCGCCAGAATCGTTCCGCCGGAAGGCAACCGGGTCGATGTCAACCTCAAGCAGGTGCCGGTGCACGTGCGTCAGGCGGTGATCGCCGCCGAGGACCGCAACTTCTACTCCAACCCCGGGTTCGACTTCACCGCGTTCGCCCGGGCGATCAACCACGACCTGTTCGGCAACGGCGGCCTGCAGGGCGGGTCGACGATCACCCAGCAGTACGTCAAGAACGCGCTGGTCGGTTCGGCGCAACACGGGTTCAGTGGCCTGATGCGCAAGGCCAAGGAACTGGTCATCGCCACCAAGATGTCGGGGGAGTGGTCCAAGGACGACGTCCTGCAGGCCTACCTGAACATCATCTACTTCGGCCGGGGTGCCTACGGCATCTCGGCGGCCGCCAAGGCGTATTTCGACAAGCCCGTCGAGCAGTTGACCGTCTCGGAAGGGGCGCTGCTGGCCGCGCTGATCCGGCGGCCGTCGACGCTGGACCCCGCCGTCGACCCCAAGGGGGCGAAGGCCCGGTGGAACTGGGTGCTCGACGGCATGGTCGAGACCAAGGCGCTGTCCCCGGGTGACCGCGCCGCCCAGGTGTTCCCGGAGACCGTGCCGCCCGATCAGGCCCGTGCGGAGAACCAGACGAGCGGCCCCGACGGGCTGATCGAGCGCCAGGTGACCAAAGAGCTGATGGAGTTGTTCAACATCGACGAGCAGACCCTGAACACCCAGGGGCTGCAGGTCACCACCACGATCGAACCGAAGGCCCAGCAGGCCGCGGAGAAGGCGGTGGCCAAGTACCTCCACGGGCAGGACCCCGACATGCGCGCCGCCGTGGTGTCGATCGACCCGCACGACGGCGCGATCCGCGCCTATTACGGCGGTCCCGACGCCAACGGCTTCGACTTCGCCCAGGCCGGGCTGCAGACGGGCTCGTCGTTCAAGGTGTTCTGCCTGATCGCCGCGCTGGAACAGGGCATCGGGCTGGGCTACCAGGTGGACAGCTCCCCACTGACGGTCGACGGCATCAAGATCACCAACGTCGACGGCGAGAGCTGCGGGACCTGCAACATCGCCCAGGCGCTCAAGCAGTCGCTGAACACCTCTTATTACCGGCTGATGCTCAAACTCAAGGGCGGGCCGCAGGCCGTCGCCGACGCCGCCCACCAGGCCGGCGTCGCGAAGAGTTTCCCCGGCGTCGAACACACGCTGTCCGAGGACGGCAAGGGCGGGCCGCCCAACAACGGGATCGTGCTGGGCCAATACGAAACCCGGCCGATCGACATGGCGTCGGCCTACGCGACGCTGGCCGACTCGGGCGTCTACCACCGGCCGCACTTCGTGCAGAAGGTCGTCAACGCCGAGGGCCAGGTCCTCTTCGACGCCGCCAACTCCGACAACAGCGGCGAGAAGCGGATCGACAAGGCCGTCGCCGACAACGTCACCGCCGCGATGGAACCGATCGCGGGCTACTCGCGCGGGCACAACCTGGCGGGCGGGCGGCCGTCGGCGGCCAAGACGGGCACCACGCAGCTGGGCGACACCAAGGCCGACAAGGACGCATGGATGGTCGGCTACACGCCGTCGCTGTCGACGGCGGTCTGGGTGGGCACCGTGAAAGGTGACCAGCCGCTGGTGACCGCCTCGGGCGCGCCGGTGTACGGGTCGGGGCTGCCGTCGGACATCTGGAAGGCGACCATGGACGGCGCGCTGAAGGGCACGCCCAACCAATCGTTCCCCAAGCCGACCGCGATCGGCGGCTACGCGGGAGTGCCCGCCCCACCACCACCGCCGCCTCCGCAGGCGCCCCCGCCGTCGGAGACGGTCATCCAGCCCACAGTGGAGATCGCGCCGGGGATCACCATTCCGGTCGGCCCGCCCACGACGGTCCCGATAGTGCCGCCGCCGTCGGACACCGGGGCCGCACCGGGCGGCCCGCAAGCCCCCCCACCGCCGCCGCCGTGA
- a CDS encoding glycosyltransferase family 87 protein yields MTGAAEQSAAISPGRLATDRRSLDTRDCPSRTDFLGAAFADMVGGPVGRHALIGRTRVMTPLRVMFVIALVFLALGYSTKAACLQSHGTGPGDQRVANWDNQRAYYELCYSDTVPLYGAELLSQGKFPYKSSWVETDADGASQLQYDGRPAVRYMEYPVLTGLYQYGSMALAKTYTALSKLGPLPVVAEVVMFFDVAAFGLALAWLATVWATAGLAGRRIWDAALVAASPLVIFQIFTNFDALATGLAMSGLLAWARRRPVLAGVLIGLGAAAKLYPLLFLGPMLVLGIRTGRLGAWSRTAATAAATWLLVNLPVLVLFPRGWSEFFRLNTRRGDDMDSLYSVVKSFTGWRGFDPHLGFWEPPTVLNIVVAVSFATCCAAIAYVVLTAPRRPRVAQLAFLVVAVFLLTNKVWSPQFSLWLVPLAVLALPHRRILLAWMTIDALVWVPRMYYLYSEPNRTLPQQVFTTTVLLRDVAVVGLCALVVWQIYRPEEDLVRMRGCLDDPAGGPFDRAPDAPPGWLPQWLRPAGLRRPAAPAETDTEAATIRRQA; encoded by the coding sequence GTGACCGGCGCCGCCGAGCAGAGCGCCGCCATCTCGCCGGGACGGCTGGCCACCGACCGGCGCAGCCTGGACACCCGCGACTGCCCCAGCCGCACCGACTTTCTGGGCGCCGCCTTCGCCGACATGGTCGGGGGACCTGTCGGCCGGCACGCACTGATCGGGCGCACCCGGGTGATGACCCCGCTGCGGGTGATGTTCGTGATCGCGCTGGTTTTCCTGGCGCTCGGCTATTCGACGAAGGCGGCGTGCCTGCAGAGCCACGGCACCGGGCCGGGGGACCAGCGGGTGGCCAACTGGGACAACCAGCGCGCCTACTACGAGCTGTGCTACTCCGACACGGTGCCCCTCTACGGCGCGGAGTTGTTGAGCCAGGGCAAGTTTCCCTACAAGTCAAGCTGGGTCGAAACCGACGCCGACGGTGCGTCGCAGCTGCAGTACGACGGTCGCCCCGCGGTGCGCTACATGGAGTATCCGGTGCTGACCGGGCTCTACCAGTACGGGTCGATGGCGCTGGCCAAGACCTACACCGCGCTGAGCAAGCTGGGACCGCTGCCGGTGGTGGCCGAGGTGGTGATGTTCTTCGACGTCGCGGCGTTCGGCCTGGCGCTGGCCTGGCTGGCGACGGTGTGGGCGACCGCGGGCCTGGCCGGGCGGCGGATCTGGGACGCGGCCCTGGTGGCCGCCTCGCCGCTGGTGATCTTCCAGATCTTCACCAACTTCGACGCCCTGGCCACGGGTTTGGCGATGTCCGGGCTGCTGGCGTGGGCGCGGCGACGGCCGGTGCTCGCCGGCGTGCTGATCGGGCTGGGCGCCGCGGCCAAGCTGTATCCGCTGCTGTTCCTGGGCCCGATGCTGGTGCTGGGCATCCGGACCGGGCGCCTCGGCGCGTGGTCCCGCACCGCCGCGACGGCCGCGGCGACGTGGCTGCTGGTGAATCTGCCGGTGCTGGTGCTGTTCCCGCGGGGCTGGTCGGAGTTCTTCCGGCTCAACACCCGCCGCGGCGACGATATGGACTCGCTGTACTCCGTGGTGAAGTCGTTCACCGGTTGGCGCGGTTTCGATCCCCACCTCGGTTTCTGGGAGCCGCCCACGGTGCTCAACATCGTCGTCGCGGTGTCGTTCGCAACGTGTTGCGCGGCAATCGCTTACGTCGTGCTGACCGCGCCGCGGCGGCCGCGGGTGGCGCAGCTGGCGTTCTTGGTCGTGGCGGTGTTCCTGCTGACCAACAAGGTGTGGAGCCCGCAGTTCTCGCTGTGGCTGGTGCCGCTGGCCGTGTTGGCGTTGCCGCACCGCCGGATCCTGCTGGCCTGGATGACGATCGACGCGCTGGTCTGGGTGCCGCGAATGTACTACCTGTATTCCGAGCCGAACCGTACGCTGCCGCAGCAGGTCTTCACCACGACGGTGCTGCTGCGCGACGTGGCCGTCGTCGGATTGTGCGCGCTGGTGGTGTGGCAGATCTACCGGCCCGAGGAGGATCTGGTGCGCATGCGCGGGTGTCTGGACGACCCGGCCGGCGGGCCGTTCGACCGGGCCCCCGACGCGCCGCCCGGCTGGCTTCCGCAGTGGTTGCGGCCCGCCGGGCTGCGGCGGCCGGCGGCGCCGGCGGAGACTGACACCGAAGCGGCGACCATCCGGAGGCAGGCATGA
- the rpsF gene encoding 30S ribosomal protein S6, whose protein sequence is MRPYEIMVILDPTLDERTVAPSLETFLNVVRKDGGSVDKVDIWGRRRLAYEIAKHAEGIYAVIDVKAEPATVSELDRQLSLNESVLRTKVMRADKH, encoded by the coding sequence ATGCGTCCATACGAAATCATGGTCATTCTTGACCCCACGCTCGACGAACGCACCGTCGCCCCGTCGCTGGAGACGTTCCTCAACGTCGTCCGCAAGGACGGGGGAAGCGTCGACAAGGTCGACATCTGGGGCCGGCGCCGGCTGGCCTACGAGATCGCCAAGCACGCCGAGGGCATCTACGCCGTCATCGACGTGAAGGCCGAGCCGGCGACGGTGTCCGAGCTGGACCGCCAGCTGAGCCTCAACGAGTCGGTGCTGCGCACCAAGGTGATGCGCGCCGACAAGCACTGA
- a CDS encoding single-stranded DNA-binding protein produces the protein MAGDTTITVVGNLTADPELRFTPSGAAVANFTVASTPRIYDRQSGEWKDGEALFLRCNIWREAAENVAESLTRGSRVIVTGRLKQRSFETREGEKRTVVEVEVDEIGPSLRYATAKVNKASRSGGGGGGGGFGGGGGGGSRQAAPQASNAPADDPWGSAPASGSFGGGDDEPPF, from the coding sequence GTGGCTGGTGACACCACTATCACCGTCGTCGGAAACCTGACCGCTGATCCCGAGCTGCGGTTCACGCCCTCGGGTGCCGCCGTCGCGAATTTCACCGTCGCGTCCACACCCAGGATCTATGACCGCCAGAGCGGGGAGTGGAAGGACGGCGAGGCGCTGTTCCTGCGGTGCAACATCTGGCGGGAGGCCGCCGAGAACGTTGCCGAGAGCCTGACCCGCGGCTCCCGCGTGATCGTCACCGGGCGGCTCAAGCAGCGGTCCTTCGAGACCCGCGAAGGCGAGAAGCGCACCGTGGTCGAGGTCGAGGTCGACGAGATCGGGCCGTCGCTGCGGTATGCCACCGCCAAGGTCAACAAGGCCAGCCGCAGCGGCGGCGGCGGGGGTGGCGGCGGCTTCGGTGGCGGCGGTGGCGGCGGATCCCGTCAGGCTGCTCCGCAGGCGAGCAACGCACCGGCCGACGATCCGTGGGGCAGTGCCCCGGCGTCGGGCTCCTTCGGTGGCGGCGACGACGAGCCGCCCTTCTAG
- the rpsR gene encoding 30S ribosomal protein S18 — translation MAKSTKRRPAPEKPVKARKCVFCSKKGQQIDYKDTTLLRTYISERGKIRARRVTGNCVQHQRDIAIAVKNAREVALLPFTSSAR, via the coding sequence ATGGCCAAGTCCACCAAGCGGCGCCCGGCGCCCGAGAAGCCGGTCAAGGCACGCAAGTGCGTCTTCTGCTCGAAGAAGGGGCAGCAGATCGACTACAAGGACACCACGTTGCTGCGCACCTACATCAGTGAGCGCGGCAAGATCCGGGCCCGCCGGGTGACCGGCAACTGCGTGCAGCACCAGCGCGACATCGCGATCGCGGTGAAGAACGCCCGCGAGGTGGCGCTGCTGCCCTTCACCTCCTCGGCGCGCTAG
- the rplI gene encoding 50S ribosomal protein L9 — protein MKLILTADVDHLGTVGDTVEVKDGYGRNFLLPRGLAIVASRGAQKQADEIRRARETKMVRDREHADELKAAIAALGSVSLPVKTAADSGKLFGSVTASDVVAAIKKAGGPNLDRRIVRLPKAHIKAVGTHRVSVHLHPEVDVDVDLEVVAQG, from the coding sequence ATGAAGCTGATTCTGACGGCTGACGTAGACCATCTCGGGACCGTCGGCGACACGGTCGAGGTCAAGGACGGGTACGGCCGCAACTTCCTGCTGCCACGCGGGTTGGCGATCGTCGCCTCGCGCGGTGCCCAGAAGCAGGCCGACGAGATTCGCCGCGCCCGCGAGACCAAGATGGTGCGCGACCGCGAGCACGCCGACGAGCTCAAGGCCGCTATCGCGGCGCTCGGTTCCGTCTCGCTACCGGTGAAGACCGCGGCGGACTCCGGCAAGCTGTTCGGCTCGGTGACCGCCAGCGACGTGGTCGCGGCCATCAAGAAGGCCGGCGGCCCCAACCTGGACCGGCGGATCGTCCGGTTGCCCAAAGCGCACATCAAGGCCGTCGGCACCCACCGGGTGTCGGTGCACCTGCACCCCGAGGTCGACGTCGACGTCGACCTCGAGGTCGTCGCGCAGGGCTAA